The DNA sequence CAAAGATGTGCACTTCACAGGGTGTTATTACATGCAAAGGTATAATATTTATCATTAATTCATTATATCAACATTAAGCATGCATGTAGAAATCAATTTTCATGTTACTTTCAAACATGATATTATGCAAAGTTATTTGCTTTTTGCAGCTGCAGTGTGCTGGGGATTAGGAATGACAGTAAAGCTTGAAGAGATTCAAGTTGATCCGCCGAAATCAGGCGAAGTTCGAGTTAAGATGCTTTGTGCTAGCATCTGCCACACTGATGTTTTAGGCATTCAAGGATCTCCATATGTTAATGGTTTCCCTCTAGTACCTGGACATGAAGGAGTTGGGTAAGATAGATTGCAAATTCAAATACTGCATTGTATTGTATCAATGATAGTCCATGAACATGATGAATTGGttttaaattctatttataATTGCAGTGTTGTAGAGACAGTTGGAGATGAAGTAAAAAATCTTAAAGAAGGGGATATGGTGATTCCAGCATATATAGGAGAGTGTGGACATTGCCGGAGTTGTGTCTCCGGAAAGACCAACCTTTGCCTGACATACACTTTCAGAGTTACTGGCTTGATGCCAGATAACACTTCAAGAATGTCCTGCAGAGGCAAGAAGTTACAACACACTTGGACTTGTGCAACGTGGTCGGAGTACATGGTTGTCAATGCCAATTACCTTCTCAAGGTTGATCCAGGCATCAATCTAGCCCATGCTAGCTTCATCTCATGTGGGTTTTCAACTGGCTATGGAGCTGCTGGAAGGAAGCCCAAGTTGAAAGTGGATCAAGTGTTGCTGTTTTCAGTCTTGGTGCTGTAGGATTAGGGGTACGCTTCAAATAGATTTGTTTGGAAGTTACTCAATCCATCCATCAATAACTGTCGAAGTGAGAAAAATGTCGTACATATCCAACAGTTATCAATGGATGGAGGGAGTAGTTTGCTTCTAGTTTTGAGCCTTGATGAGTTTTGATAATGACCTTGTGATGCAGGCTATAAGTGGAGCGAAAATGCTGGAGGCTACTAAGATAATAGGGATTGACACAAATGagatgaagaagagagaaaaagggAAAGCTTTTGGAATGACTGATTTTATAAATACTCAAGAATCTGATAAACCTCCATCGGAATTGGGGAAGGAACTGAGTGATGGATTTGGTGTGGATTATTCTTTTGAGTGCACTGGAGTTGCGTCTTTGATTAGTGAATCCTTGGCAGCCACAAAGATGGTTAGTTTCACTTCTGTCAAGTAATTCAGCTGTTTGATTTCATCAAATTATATGATTCTTGCTTCTTCTAATTATTGCTTCGGATTATGTAGGGAACCGGTAAAGCAATAACGATTGGCGCGCCAAATGAACCTATTGTGCCTTTCAATCATACAGCAATTCTGGCTGGCAGAACTCAGAAGGGTTCTGTTTTTGGAGGTCTAAAAGCCATGTCAGACCTTTCAATTGTAGCTGACAAATGCCAAAAGGAGGTACTTTAAACTTGAAAGACACTTAAGTTCAATAGATACACTACATTATCGTTTCTGGAATATGCTTAATACATTGATGAAAAAGTCTCACAATTATTTAATGTATTTGGACTATTTATTTACATTTTCACAGGAGTTCCCTCTTCAGGAGCTATTCACCCATGAGTTCCCATTGACAGATATAAGCAAAGCATTTGATCTATTCAAAGAGCCAAATTGTGTCAAAGTTGTCATCAAGATATGATTTTCTGGCAATTGATGGATGTAAAATTCAAATTATGCAGCTTCAGATAGTTTTATAGGAGAATATTCTGCTTTAAAAATCACAGAAGTTGCAGTCCAACAACTATTCTGTGTGAATATAGATAAAGAATTGTTTGATGCATGTGTGTATCAGTTGGCAGTTATTTTACTTCACCATTGTAATgcaaaatcaaacaaatttgTGATATGCAATGTAACTTTATCCAAGTGCACAATGTGCACTCATGAATATTTTAATAAGAAGGTGTTCAGCTCCTACTTTGAAATTTATTAAAACAGGCAAAAAATCAAGTTTTTCTTTCAGCGCGTAACTTCGCTTATGTAAGCTCCTAATTTCAGGAACAAGTGAACAATGCTATATGATAAACACAAAATTGAATAACTGAATTCATTGTCAATTTGTCACTATACAACAAAAGTAGACATACTCTTTGAGTTTGTCATCTGATTCTCTATACTAATCTATTGTATACAACATGTATATGCTAATCTATGTCAATCTTCTACAGTCTGAGATTTATAGCCCATTCAAGTGAGAAGTGATTCTTTGGAAGACATGTTCACTACAAGGAATAGTGAGACCTCCCATGGGATGATCATATCCAAATTCTTCTTCAGCTTGACTCAACAAGTCTTGGAATGAAGGTTGGTTCAAGTATGATATGGGGATCACAAAACGCTTTTGATTCTCTCCAACATACACTGCAAGATACCCTTTTGGGAGTTCCACAGATTTTGAAGCTACTTGGCTAGATGCCCTTCGAATAACAGGTAAATGGAAACCCATTTTTCTGTATGTATGTAAGAACTAGAGCAAGGAAAAGCTTTCAAGTTTAAGATAAGAAGTGTTGATGCTTAAGAATTGCAATGAATTGTGTTGTTTCTAAATACAGGAGGAAATGTATTTATAGATTTTAAGATTCTTTGGAATATTATTATTTCCAAGATAAAATTATTGCTGAAGTCACTATAGGATTGCGGGGCATACACACGAGAGATCACATGGTGCTGTCTTAGAAGTGGTTAAGAGTGAATGCTCCCACCTTCTCAAAGAATAGTCAAGACTGAAGCCACTGCAATCAAATGAGATAAGATCAAACTGAAACCTTATTTCTGTTTCATTTCTTAATTAGTATTCCATATTTTTGTAAACATGCTTTAGACATGTCACATTTTCTTCTTCGGGTTGAGAAATTGACTAAATGCTAATATATAGCTACCAACCGTTGAACTAATCTTGGCAATGAAAACAATTATGAGGTACTTGatggctatatatatatattgatctaTGGACATGTTTTAAGGCATCTCATATGAATCCTTTCACGTACTGATGTACCCTGTGATCTGTATTCTATTGCAATAAATGTATTCATATCCACTCTGCATCATTATTAGACAATTTCCACTGATTTAGTAGGTTACCCATCAGTATAAAGAGCCAACTTACGTGATA is a window from the Arachis stenosperma cultivar V10309 chromosome 3, arast.V10309.gnm1.PFL2, whole genome shotgun sequence genome containing:
- the LOC130968571 gene encoding auxin-induced protein 15A-like → MGFHLPVIRRASSQVASKSVELPKGYLAVYVGENQKRFVIPISYLNQPSFQDLLSQAEEEFGYDHPMGGLTIPCSEHVFQRITSHLNGL